Proteins encoded by one window of Ictidomys tridecemlineatus isolate mIctTri1 chromosome 7, mIctTri1.hap1, whole genome shotgun sequence:
- the LOC101972802 gene encoding protein Hook homolog 1 produces the protein MVVRGVVDFVPAMEEAQPLPHQELPLCDSLIIWLQTFKTASPCQDVKQLTNGVAMAQVLHQIDIAWFNESWLSRIKEDVGDNWRIKASNLKKVLQGIMSYYHEFLGQQISEELIPDLNQITECSNSVELGRLLQLILGCAVNCEKKQEHIKNIMTLEESVQHVVMTAIQELMSKEIMNSPTNDAVGELEQQLKRALEELQEALAEKEELKQRCQELDMQVTALQDEKNSLVSENEMMNEKLDQLDGSFDDPNTMVAKKYFHAQLQLEQLQEENFRLEAAKDDYRVHCEELEKQLIEFQHRNDELTSLAEETRALKDEIDVLRATSDKANKLESTVEIYRQKLQDLNDLRKQVKTLQETNMMYMHNTVSLEEELKKANAARTQLETYKRQIQDLHVKLSSESKRADTLAFEMKRLEEKHEALLKEKERLIEQRDTLKETNEELRCSQVQQDHLNQTDASATKSFENLAAEIMPVEYREVFIRLQHENKMLRLQQEGTENERIEELQEQLEQKHRKMNELETEQRLSKERIRELQQQIEDLQKTSGCVSDGLLNYFVIWMVNVKKRALDLKS, from the coding sequence ATGGTAGTCAGAGGCGTAGTCGATTTCGTCCCGGCCATGGAGGAGGCGCAGCCGCTGCCGCATCAAGAGCTGCCGCTCTGCGACAGCCTCATTATCTGGCTGCAGACATTCAAGACTGCCTCGCCTTGTCAAGATGTTAAACAGCTGACTAATGGAGTTGCCATGGCACAAGTTCTTCATCAAATTGATATAGCTTGGTTCAATGAATCTTGGTTAAGCCGAATTAAAGAGGATGTTGGGGACAACTGGAGAATAAAGGCTAGTAACTTAAAGAAAGTACTTCAAGGAATTATGAGTTACTACCATGAGTTTTTGGGGCAGCAGATTTCTGAAGAACTTATTCCCGATTTAAACCAAATAACTGAATGTTCGAATTCTGTGGAGCTTGGGAGGTTGCTACAGCTTATTTTAGGTTGTGCGGTAAACTGTGAAAAGAAGcaagaacatattaaaaatataatgacaCTTGAAGAATCTGTTCAACATGTGGTCATGACTGCTATTCAAGAGTTGATGAGTAAAGAAATAATGAACTCTCCTACAAATGATGCTGTTGGAGAATTAGAACAACAGCTTAAAAGGGCTTTGGAAGAACTTCAGGAGGCACTAGCAGAGAAAGAAGAGCTGaaacaaagatgccaagaactAGATATGCAGGTGACTGCACTTCAAGATGAGAAGAATTCACTGGTTTCTGAGAATGAGATGATGAATGAAAAACTTGACCAGTTGGATGGCTCTTTTGATGATCCAAATACGATGGTTGCAAAGAAGTATTTTCATGCACAATTACAACTAGAACAGTTACAGGAAGAGAACTTCAGGCTTGAAGCTGCAAAAGATGATTACCGTGTTCACTGTGAAGAACTTGAAAAGCAATTAATTGAATTTCAGCATAGGAATGATGAATTGACTAGTCTTGCTGAAGAAACAAGAGCCCTGAAGGATGAAATAGATGTTCTTAGGGCTACTTCTGATAAAGCAAATAAACTAGAGTCAACAGTTGAAATATATCGTCAGAAACTACAAGATCTAAATGACCTTCGCAAGCAGGTTAAAACTTTACAGGAAACAAACATGATGTATATGCATAATACAGTCAGCTTGGAAGAAGAATTAAAGAAGGCAAATGCAGCACGCACACAATTAGAAACGTACAAAAGGCAGATTCAGGACCTTCACGTTAAACTTTCCTCTGAATCCAAAAGGGCAGATACACTAGCATTTGAAATGAAGCGGCTTGAAGAAAAACATGAAGCTTTACTTAAGGAAAAAGAGAGACTGATAGAGCAGCGTGATACTctgaaagaaacaaatgaagagCTTCGATGTTCACAAGTACAACAGGATCACCTAAATCAAACAGATGCATCAGCTACAAAAAGTTTTGAGAATCTTGCTGCTGAGATTATGCCAGTGGAATATAGGGAGGTATTTATTCGACTACAACATGAAAACAAGATGCTTCGCTTGCAACAGGAAGGTACTGAGAATGAGCGTATTGAAGAGCTACAGGAGCAGCTAGAACAGAAGCACCGCAAGATGAATGAGTTGGAAACAGAGCAAAGGCTGAGCAAAGAGCGAATCCGAGAACTGCAGCAGCAAATTGAGGACCttcagaa